From a region of the Sesamum indicum cultivar Zhongzhi No. 13 linkage group LG3, S_indicum_v1.0, whole genome shotgun sequence genome:
- the LOC105158858 gene encoding pyrophosphate--fructose 6-phosphate 1-phosphotransferase subunit alpha has product MDSDFGIPRELSDLQKLRSQYQPELPPCLQGTTVRVEFGDATIAADPSGAHTISRSFPHTYGQPIAHFLRATAKVPDAQIITEHPAVRVGVVFCGRQSPGGHNVVWGLLEALKVHNPESVLLGFLGGSEGLFAQKTLEVTDEILATYKNQGGYDLLGRTKDQIRTTEQVNAALNACTALKLDALVIIGGVTSNTDAAQLAETFAERKCPTKVVGIPVTLNGDLKNQFVETNVGYDTICKVNSQLISNVCTDALSAEKYYYFIRLMGRKASHVALECTLQSHPNMVILAEEVAASKLTLFDITKQICDAVQARAEQDKYHGVILLPEGLIESIPEVFALLQEIHGLLRQGVSADNISAQLSPWASALFEFLPPFIRKQLLLHPESDDSAQLSQIETEKLLAHLVEAEMNKRLKEGTYKGKKFNSICHFFGYQARGSLPSKFDCDYAYVLGHIAYHILAAGLNGYMATVTNLKNPVNKWKCGAAPITAMMTVKRYGRGHGASTLGKPALHPATVDLKGKAYELLRQNAIKFLMNDVYRNPGPLQFDGPGADAKAVSLCVEDQDYMGRIKKLQEHLDKVRSIVKPGCSQDVLKAALSAMASVTDILSVMSSPSTGGTPF; this is encoded by the exons ATGGATTCTGATTTCGGAATACCAAGGGAGCTTTCTGATCTGCAGAAGCTTCGATCTCAGTACCAGCCCGAACTCCCGCCCTGCCTGCAG GGAACTACGGTACGTGTAGAGTTTGGTGATGCAACCATAGCTGCAGATCCGTCCGGCGCTCACACCATAAGTAGGTCTTTTCCTCACACTTATGGTCAACCTATAGCACACTTCCTGAGGGCAACTGCTAAGGTTCCTGATGCTCAAATAATTACCGAGCATCCCGCAGTTAG GGTAGGAGTGGTTTTCTGTGGTAGACAATCTCCTGGAGGACATAATGTTGTTTGGGGTCTTTTGGAAGCTCTAAAAGTTCACAACCCCGAAAGTGTTTTGCTTGGATTTTTGG GTGGTTCTGAAGGTTTATTTGCACAGAAAACTTTGGAGGTTACTGATGAGATTCTTGCAACCTACAAAAATCAAG GTGGTTATGATTTGCTGGGACGGACAAAAGATCAAATTAGAACAACTGAGCAAGTAAATGCAGCACTTAATGCATGCACAGCTTTGAAACTTGACGCGCTCGTCATTATTGGAG GTGTGACATCAAACACAGACGCAGCCCAGCTTGCAGAAACTTTTGCAGAAAGGAAGTGCCCGACCAAG GTGGTGGGAATTCCTGTTACTTTGAATGGAGATCTTAAAAACCAATTTGTTGAGACAAATGTGGGTTATGACACAATATGTAAG GTTAATTCCCAGCTTATTAGCAATGTCTGCACTGATGCACTCTCGGCAGAGAAG tattattattttatccgACTCATGGGGCGGAAGGCATCTCATGTTGCACTGGAGTGCACACTCCAGTCTCATCCCAATATG GTGATTCTTGCTGAAGAGGTGGCTGCATCAAAGCTTACACtttttgacatcactaagcaAATATGTGATGCAGTTCAAGCTAGGGCTGAACAAG ATAAATACCATGGCGTCATCCTATTGCCAGAGGGGCTCATAGAAAGCATTCCTGAAGTCTTTGCACTGTTGCAG GAAATTCATGGTTTGCTCAGGCAAGGTGTCTCTGCTGATAATATCTCTGCCCAACTGTCTCCGTGGGCATCTGCATTGTTTGAATTCCTGCCACCATTTATAAGAAAACAG CTCCTCCTTCACCCAGAATCCGATGATTCCGCACAGCTATCTCAG ATTGAGACGGAAAAACTCCTAGCTCATCTTGTTGAAGCAGAAATGAACAAACGCTTG AAAGAAGGAACCTACAAGGGAAAGAAATTTAACTCCATCTGCCATTTCTTTGGTTATCAAGCTCGGGGATCTTTGCCCTCAAAATTTGATTGTGATTATGCCTAT GTGCTTGGTCATATCGCTTATCACATTCTTGCGGCTGGTTTGAATGGTTATATGGCAACTGTAACCAACTTGAAGAATCCTGTGAACAAGTGGAAGTGTGGTGCTGCTCCTATAACA GCTATGATGACTGTTAAGCGCTACGGTCGTGGTCATGGGGCTTCAACCCTTGGAAAACCAGCTTTGCATCCAGCAACTGTCGATTTGAAGGGCAAAGCTTACGA GTTGTTGAGGCAAAATGCCATCAAGTTTTTGATGAACGATGTCTACAGAAACCCAGGACCCCTTCAGTTTGATGGTCCTGGTGCTGATGCTAAGGCCGTATCCCTTTGTGTCGAGGATCAGGATTACATGGGCCGCATTAAGAAATTGCAAGAACATCTCGACAAG gTTCGCTCCATAGTGAAACCAGGATGTTCCCAAGACGTTCTTAAAGCTGCTCTGAGCGCCATGGCTTCTGTGACTGATATTCTCTCTGTCATGTCGTCACCTTCGACTGGGGGTACTCCCTTCTAG
- the LOC105158855 gene encoding splicing factor U2af small subunit B: MAEHLASIFGTEKDRVNCPFYFKIGACRHGDRCSRLHNRPAISPTLLLSNMYQRPDMITPGVDAQGQPIDPRKIQEHFEDFYEDIFEELSKFGEIETLNVCDNLADHMIGNVYVQFKEEDQAAAALNALQGRFYSGRPIIADFSPVTDFREATCRQYEENSCNRGGYCNFMHVKMIGRELRRKLFGRHHGRFWGKRSRSRSASPPQHYHRRERERERERDHERRDYRGGGRRSGGDRYGGRYESERRRHGGSPRRSRSPVREGSEERRARIEQWNREREEKGQ, translated from the coding sequence ATGGCGGAGCACTTGGCCTCCATATTCGGGACCGAGAAAGACCGTGTCAATTGCCCTTTTTACTTCAAGATCGGCGCCTGCCGTCACGGAGACCGCTGCTCTCGCCTCCACAACCGTCCCGCCATTTCCCCGACGCTGCTGCTCTCGAATATGTACCAGCGGCCCGACATGATCACCCCAGGCGTTGACGCCCAGGGACAACCCATTGACCCCCGCAAGATCCAGGAACATTTCGAGGATTTCTACGAGGACATCTTTGAGGAGCTCAGCAAATTTGGGGAGATCGAGACCCTCAACGTCTGCGACAACCTAGCCGACCACATGATTGGGAATGTCTATGTCCAGTTCAAGGAGGAGGATCAGGCTGCCGCTGCTTTGAACGCCTTGCAGGGGAGGTTTTACTCTGGCCGTCCCATTATTGCCGACTTTTCGCCTGTCACCGATTTTCGCGAGGCCACCTGCAGGCAATACGAGGAGAATAGTTGTAATCGTGGGGGCTATTGCAATTTTATGCATGTCAAAATGATCGGTAGGGAACTGAGGAGGAAGCTGTTTGGCAGGCACCATGGCAGGTTTTGGGGGAAGCGGAGCCGCAGCAGGAGTGCGAGTCCACCGCAGCATTACCATAGGcgagagagggagagggagcgGGAGAGGGATCATGAGAGGCGGGATTATCGTGGTGGGGGAAGGAGGAGTGGAGGTGATAGATATGGAGGAAGGTATGAGAGTGAGAGGAGAAGGCATGGAGGTAGTCCAAGGAGGAGCAGGAGTCCAGTGAGGGAAGGGAGCGAGGAGCGCAGAGCTAGGATTGAGCAGTGGAATCGGGAGAGGGAGGAGAAGGGGCAGTGA
- the LOC105158857 gene encoding bZIP transcription factor 60 → MVDDGFVEGELVIDWDQLFENIPDDLNFDFGGLPAADGVSTSPDSGLSFSIDDIEQYLMSDDCNHAEEKDQEIIVDGFLSEVLLDLSPGPGSDRSKDSSPSPELVEVETDQEGKDEDKPHQESLEVDTDQEGKDDDKPRQESVEVETDQEGKDEDKLHQNGVESPQTEENNDAVDDDDDPAAKKRKRQMRNRDAAVRSRERKKMYVRDLEMKSKYYEAECKRLGALLQCCLAENQALRLSLHNTKAFDASMSKQESAVLLLESLLLGSLLGFLGIICLLILPSRLLSTLGQGLLANTGITVWGSVAPRNAVSNDFKVLFRSFMMGKRCKASRSRMKLLSATEATVF, encoded by the exons ATGGTTGATGATGGGTTTGTGGAAGGTGAACTAGTAATCGACTGGGACCAGCTGTTCGAAAACATACCCGATGACTTGAATTTCGATTTCGGCGGTTTGCCCGCCGCGGATGGGGTCTCTACCTCGCCTGATTCGGGTCTTTCTTTCTCCATTGATGACATAGAGCAGTATCTTATGAGCGATGACTGTAATCATGCAGAGGAGAAAGATCAGGAGATTATAGTTGATGGGTTTTTGTCGGAGGTGCTTCTAGATTTGTCACCCGGGCCCGGGTCGGATCGGTCTAAGGATTCTTCTCCCAGCCCCGAGTTGGTGGAGGTTGAGACGGACCAAGAGGGAAAAGATGAAGACAAGCCCCATCAGGAGTCCCTGGAGGTTGACACAGACCAAGAGGGGAAAGATGACGACAAGCCCCGTCAGGAGTCCGTTGAGGTGGAGACGGACCAAGAGGGGAAAGATGAAGACAAGCTCCATCAGAATGGGGTGGAGAGTCCGCAGACAGAGGAGAACAATGACGCtgtagatgatgatgatgatcccGCTGCGAAGAAACGCAAGAG GCAAATGAGGAATAGGGATGCAGCGGTGAGATCACGAGAAAGGAAGAAGATGTATGTGAGGGATCTTGAGATGAAGAGCAAGTATTACGAAGCAGAATGCAAGAGGCTGGGGGCTTTGCTCCAGTGTTGTCTTGCTGAGAATCAAGCATTACGGCTATCCTTGCACAATACGAAGGCATTTGATGCATCCATGTCCAAGCAGGAGTCTGCTGTGCTCCTTTTGG AATCCCTGCTGTTGGGTTCCCTGCTTGGGTTCCTGGGCATCATATGCCTGTTAATTCTCCCCAGCCGGCTCCTGTCAACTCTGGGACAGGGTCTTCTGGCAAACACAGGCATCACTGTGTGGGGAAGCGTGGCTCCAAGAAACGCAGTAAGTAATGATTTCAAGGTTTTATTTCGTTCATTTATGATGGGGAAGAGATGCAAAGCTTCAAGATCAAGGATGAAGTTATTGTCTGCTACAGAGGCCACCGTCTTCTAA
- the LOC105158859 gene encoding AT-rich interactive domain-containing protein 5, which produces MSKSDVEMEDAEKLSHDSGNIIQESESKVTDAEVENEGEKLHCAAAVTGVENKREDGGEDINKSRNEDKDETDIKTEVKDQTDAKSETNDPMIADGSGCEQINSKSENEELINTRTEDEEQTAARSAVEEQTDAKNEVVEQNATNVGMMEEKSSENDMEGEDHVRKVEEKSDEHVAEDKPKEIGKDADYVKHDLGVQKTMENTDGVNDPRENRQLQTELSANDDGKTMENTDVVNDPGENKQLQTGLSANDNGKPMENTDTVNDPRENKQLQTGLSANDGGKMMENTDAVNDPRENKQLQTGLSANDGGKMMENTDAVNDPKENKQLQTGLSANEAAQRQNAELYEVVQGEDEEMEDAATLEEDRTVKDDPKEMGEETGHVSREADGNGETVETAAKTDGELANQHETAAKTDSELASQHEAATPQSLVRYSPTKAGDHSGETVKSVFTQATLPLTGEDDDGTPEDQVAFMKELESFYRQKAMDFKPPKFYGQPLNCLKLWRAVIRLGGYDRVTGSKLWRQVGESFHPPKTCTTVSWTFRIFYEKSLLEFERHKTQSGELQLPVATLPEASGVDGEANCYQGSGSGRARRDAAARAMQGWHAQRLFGNSEVGEPIVKDKNLNSTAKREKNLKSIGSLKQKRPSEVDHSNKAARTETSKQLVASVVDVGPPADWVKINVRQTKDCFEVYALVPGLLREEVRVQSDPAGRVVITGQPEQVDNPWGITAFKKVVNLPARIDPLQTSAVVSLHGRLFVRVPLEQSNI; this is translated from the exons ATGAGCAAAAGTGATGTAGAGATGGAGGATGCCGAAAAACTCTCTCATGATTCAGGAAATATTATTCAAGAGTCGGAAAGTAAAGTGACTGATGCTGAGGTCGAAAATGAAGGAGAAAAACTCCACTGTGCAGCTGCTGTCACAGgggttgaaaataaaagggagGATGGTGGAGAGGACATAAATAAGTCTAGAAATGAAGATAAGGATGAGACTGATATTAAGACTGAGGTGAAAGACCAAACTGATGCTAAGAGTGAGACCAATGATCCAATGATCGCTGACGGGTCCGGCTGTGAACAAATCAAttccaaaagtgagaatgaaGAGCTAATTAACACCAGAACTGAGGATGAAGAGCAAACTGCTGCTAGGAGTGCAGTGGAGGAACAAACTGATGCAAAAAATGAAGTTGTTGAACAAAATGCTACTAATGTTGGGATGATGGAAGAGAAGTCCTCTGAGAATGACATGGAGGGTGAAGATCATGTGAGGAAAGTGGAGGAAAAATCCGATGAACATGTTGCAGAGGATAAGCCCAAAGAAATTGGCAAAGATGCAGATTATGTTAAACATGATTTGGGGGTTCAAAAGACTATGGAAAACACTGATGGTGTGAATGATCCTAGGGAAAACAGGCAACTGCAAACTGAATTATCTGCTAATGATGATGGAAAGACGATGGAAAACACTGATGTTGTGAATGATCCTGGGGAAAACAAGCAACTTCAAACTGGATTATCTGCTAATGATAATGGAAAACCGATGGAAAACACTGATACTGTGAATGATCCTAGGGAAAACAAGCAACTTCAAACTGGATTATCTGCTAATGATGGTGGAAAAATGATGGAAAACACTGATGCTGTGAATGATCCTAGGGAAAACAAGCAACTTCAAACTGGATTATCTGCTAACGATGGTGGAAAAATGATGGAAAACACTGATGCTGTGAATGATCCTAAGGAAAACAAGCAACTTCAAACTGGATTATCTGCTAATGAAGCTGCTCAAAGACAGAATGCTGAGCTATATGAGGTAGTGCAGGGTGAGGATGAAGAAATGGAAGATGCAGCTACCTTGGAGGAAGATAGAACGGTTAAAGATGATCCAAAGGAAATGGGTGAGGAAACAGGTCATGTTAGCCGCGAAGCTGATGGGAATGGGGAGACTGTTGAAACTGCTGCCAAAACTGATGGTGAACTTGCAAACCAGCATGAAACTGCTGCTAAAACTGATAGTGAACTTGCAAGCCAGCATGAAGCTGCTACACCTCAGTCCCTTGTTAGATATTCTCCTACAAAGGCTGGAGACCATAGTGGAGAAACAGTCAAGTCTGTTTTTACTCAAGCAACACTACCTCTG acaGGAGAGGATGATGATGGAACGCCAGAGGATCAAGTAGCATTCATGAAGGAACTTGAAAGTTTCTATAGGCAGAAGGCAATGGACTTCAAACCACCAAAATTTTATGGGCAGCCATTAAATTGCCTGAA GTTATGGAGGGCGGTGATTAGGTTGGGAGGCTATGACAGG GTAACTGGGTCGAAGCTCTGGAGACAAGTGGGAGAGTCATTCCATCCACCGAA GACTTGTACAACAGTTTCTTGGACATTCCGCATTTTCTACGAGAAG TCTCTTCTGGAATTTGAAAGGCATAAAACACAAAGCGGTGAGCTTCAACTTCCAGTGGCAACTCTCCCTGAAGCTTCTGGTGTTGACGGTGAG GCTAATTGTTATCAAGGATCAGGATCGGGAAGGGCTAGAAGAGATGCTGCTGCTCGTGCTATGCAAGGTTGGCATGCCCAACGCCTCTTTGGCAACAGTGAGGTTGGTGAACCAATAGTGAAG GACAAGAATCTTAACAGTACGGCAAAGCGTGAGAAAAATCTCAAAAGCATTG GTTCACTCAAACAGAAGAGACCAAGTGAAGTAGATCATTCAAATAAAGCCGCTCGAACTGAAACATCTAAGCA ACTGGTGGCGTCTGTTGTTGATGTTGGGCCTCCAGCTGACTGGGTGAAGATTAACGTACGCCAAACT AAAGACTGCTTCGAGGTTTATGCTCTTGTCCCAGGGCTTTTACGTGAGGAG GTGCGAGTTCAATCTGATCCTGCTGGACGTGTAGTTATAACAGGGCAGCCTGAGCAAGTTGATAATCCCTGGGGGATTACAGCTTTCAAAAAG GTAGTCAACCTACCGGCAAGAATAGATCCACTTCAGACTTCAGCCGTGGTCAGCCTGCATGGGAGACTCTTTGTCCGTGTTCCTTTGGAGCAGTCAAATATCTAG